A single Methanolobus sp. ZRKC5 DNA region contains:
- a CDS encoding 30S ribosomal protein S13 — translation MADEEIRHLVRIMNTDLQGSQPVMYALTGIRGIGLRTSKIIVESTGVNPKETIGYLPDEDVAKLDEAIADFEKNIPTWMLNRCADPLSGENKHHLGQDIMMTFREDINNLKKVRAYRGLRHERGLKVRGQRTKSTGRRGSTIGVSKKK, via the coding sequence ATGGCAGATGAAGAAATAAGACATTTAGTCCGTATCATGAATACTGACCTTCAGGGTAGTCAGCCTGTAATGTATGCGCTGACAGGTATTCGCGGCATTGGGCTTAGAACCTCAAAGATTATAGTCGAAAGCACAGGAGTTAATCCGAAAGAAACTATCGGTTATCTTCCTGACGAAGACGTTGCAAAGCTCGATGAAGCTATCGCTGATTTCGAAAAGAACATCCCAACCTGGATGCTTAACAGATGTGCAGACCCACTCTCAGGTGAAAACAAACACCATTTGGGCCAGGACATAATGATGACCTTTAGAGAAGACATAAACAACTTGAAGAAGGTCAGAGCATACCGTGGTCTGAGGCACGAAAGAGGTCTTAAGGTCAGAGGTCAGAGAACAAAGTCCACAGGAAGGCGTGGCTCAACCATTGGCGTAAGCAAGAAGAAGTAA
- a CDS encoding DNA-directed RNA polymerase subunit D: protein MTMEVDILELSERSAKFILSNASAALANGIRRASLSDVPTLAIDDVNIYNNTSVLFDEQLALRLGLIPLTTDIGEFVPVEECTCGSECPACKVSLTLSAEGPKMVYSGDLVSSDETVQAADQKIPIIDLKEGQKVVLEAIAHMGYGYDHAKWQAGVACGYKNMPVVKFENCDQCGACVDECPQDIIHLGPNGAEITGDDNLKCILCKQCELACEIDAITVSEDERSFIFTMESDGSYTVQQLIINAGTTIKEKASQLGQILESL from the coding sequence ATGACAATGGAAGTAGACATACTTGAGCTGTCTGAGAGGTCTGCAAAGTTTATATTGTCTAATGCAAGCGCAGCTCTTGCTAACGGTATAAGGAGAGCATCGCTCTCTGATGTACCAACTCTTGCTATAGATGATGTAAACATTTACAACAATACTTCAGTCCTCTTTGATGAACAATTAGCTTTAAGGCTTGGCCTTATTCCTTTGACAACAGACATTGGGGAGTTCGTACCTGTTGAAGAGTGTACCTGCGGTTCAGAATGCCCTGCATGCAAGGTATCTCTGACTCTCAGTGCAGAAGGTCCGAAAATGGTATATTCAGGTGACCTTGTGTCATCTGATGAAACAGTTCAGGCTGCTGATCAAAAGATTCCTATCATTGACCTGAAGGAAGGTCAGAAGGTAGTTCTTGAAGCGATTGCTCATATGGGCTATGGCTACGATCATGCAAAATGGCAGGCTGGTGTGGCATGTGGCTACAAGAATATGCCAGTCGTTAAGTTTGAGAACTGTGATCAGTGTGGTGCATGTGTGGATGAATGTCCACAAGACATTATTCATCTTGGTCCAAACGGTGCAGAAATAACTGGCGACGATAATCTGAAATGCATACTCTGTAAACAATGTGAATTAGCTTGTGAAATTGATGCCATTACTGTGTCCGAAGATGAAAGATCTTTCATTTTCACTATGGAATCAGATGGTTCATACACAGTTCAACAGTTAATTATAAATGCAGGAACAACTATTAAAGAGAAAGCCAGCCAGTTGGGGCAGATTTTAGAGTCTCTCTGA
- a CDS encoding 30S ribosomal protein S11: MVANGIWAVAHIKCSFNNTIITVTDITGAETISKSSGGMVVKAARDESSPYTAMQMASQLADTLRDKGIEGVHIKVRAPGGNKQRSPGPGAQAAIRAFARAGIKIGRIQDVTPVPHDGTRPKGGRRV; this comes from the coding sequence ATGGTAGCGAATGGAATATGGGCTGTAGCACACATAAAATGCTCATTCAATAACACTATCATTACCGTGACTGATATCACTGGTGCTGAAACTATATCCAAATCCTCTGGTGGAATGGTTGTAAAGGCAGCTCGTGATGAAAGCTCACCATACACTGCTATGCAGATGGCTTCCCAGCTTGCAGATACTCTTAGAGACAAGGGTATTGAAGGCGTTCACATCAAGGTGCGTGCACCTGGTGGAAACAAACAGAGAAGCCCTGGTCCGGGAGCACAGGCTGCTATCAGAGCATTTGCCAGAGCAGGTATCAAGATCGGTAGAATACAAGATGTAACTCCTGTCCCTCACGACGGTACACGTCCAAAGGGCGGAAGAAGGGTATAA
- a CDS encoding 30S ribosomal protein S4, producing the protein MGYPGKSRKSYDTPQHPWQAARMATEVELLKKYGLRNKKELWKAVSILRKYRGDARRILAESAETELTGHLKTESGQILARLRRYSILSADANIDDILALEAETILERRLQTQVYRLGLARTPRQARQFITHGHIAIDGQKVTIPGMLISHTEEMNIDYYGNSPLTGESHPERPAQIASAVVGKEE; encoded by the coding sequence ATGGGATATCCAGGTAAAAGTAGAAAGAGTTACGATACTCCTCAACATCCTTGGCAGGCAGCCAGGATGGCAACTGAAGTAGAACTCCTTAAAAAGTACGGTCTCCGTAACAAAAAGGAACTTTGGAAGGCAGTCAGTATTCTTAGAAAGTATAGGGGAGATGCCCGTAGAATTCTTGCAGAATCTGCGGAAACAGAACTCACAGGTCATCTTAAGACTGAATCAGGCCAGATTCTCGCCAGACTTAGGAGATATTCAATCCTTTCAGCTGATGCAAATATTGATGATATTCTTGCACTTGAAGCTGAAACAATTCTGGAGCGCAGATTGCAGACTCAGGTATACAGGCTTGGTCTTGCAAGGACTCCTAGGCAGGCAAGGCAATTTATTACACACGGTCACATTGCAATAGACGGCCAGAAAGTAACAATTCCTGGTATGCTTATCTCTCATACTGAAGAGATGAATATCGATTACTATGGCAATTCACCACTCACTGGCGAATCACATCCTGAAAGGCCAGCACAGATTGCTTCAGCAGTTGTAGGAAAGGAGGAGTAA
- a CDS encoding ATP-binding protein: MITKIIIVEFYNREKELSLMSLLDKSKPSFLVITGKRRVGKTELIKQFSRDRKALYLFVDSNKSIDILMDEFDRMLREELELPDYINVKEPENFLRFITSYDRDIVIAIDEFQRFLKIYPSFITQLQRYWDMKSDDCKVFLIVSGSSIGMIRKIFIEEKAPLFKRADNILTLRPFTVHETFAMLDEIEITDMQEKLDLYFLFGGTIYYYRLFEKYQCTGFLDALEKLVFSEFAPLKDEVRDILIEEFGKEHSTYYEIISAISQGKCSKSEISEMTHVSSNSLSHYFYDLADLLGIVEYRIPVTDSPKKSKRGRYFLKDNLFRFYGRFIYSALSQYMGGKYDPIMENVLQQWQSYTGKLFEDMIRELISSRLISEYPEIGSWWNRKGDEIDILAINREKSEVMAIEIKNKELTRDEARRILNSTSEKIELITDVSGMNFNVGIAARNIEDRKLLEDEGFLVWELEDLL; encoded by the coding sequence ATGATTACAAAAATAATCATTGTGGAATTCTACAACCGGGAGAAAGAACTCTCCCTAATGTCCCTCCTCGACAAAAGCAAACCGTCCTTCCTCGTAATAACCGGCAAAAGAAGGGTCGGGAAGACCGAGCTTATCAAACAGTTCAGCAGGGACAGGAAAGCACTCTACCTGTTTGTGGACAGTAACAAGAGCATAGATATACTCATGGACGAGTTCGACAGGATGCTCAGGGAAGAACTTGAACTACCTGATTACATAAATGTTAAGGAACCTGAGAATTTTCTCAGGTTCATTACATCCTATGACAGGGATATAGTGATAGCCATCGATGAGTTCCAGAGATTCCTTAAGATATATCCTTCCTTTATTACCCAGCTCCAGAGATACTGGGATATGAAGTCTGATGATTGCAAGGTCTTTCTCATCGTATCGGGTTCTTCCATCGGTATGATAAGAAAGATATTCATTGAGGAGAAAGCTCCACTCTTTAAGCGGGCGGACAACATACTGACACTTCGTCCTTTCACGGTTCACGAGACCTTTGCCATGCTTGATGAAATAGAGATCACGGATATGCAGGAAAAACTGGACCTGTATTTCCTTTTTGGAGGAACGATCTACTATTACCGCCTTTTTGAAAAATATCAGTGTACCGGGTTCCTTGATGCACTCGAAAAGCTCGTGTTCAGCGAGTTTGCACCGCTGAAAGATGAGGTAAGGGATATCCTTATCGAAGAATTCGGCAAGGAACACTCTACCTATTATGAGATAATATCGGCTATATCTCAAGGTAAATGTTCCAAAAGCGAAATATCGGAGATGACACACGTATCTTCAAACTCTCTTTCACATTATTTCTATGACCTTGCGGACCTGCTCGGGATAGTTGAGTACAGGATACCCGTTACAGACAGCCCAAAAAAGAGTAAGAGAGGGAGATATTTCCTCAAGGATAATCTCTTCAGGTTCTATGGCCGTTTCATATATTCTGCATTGAGCCAGTACATGGGTGGTAAATATGACCCTATAATGGAAAATGTTCTACAACAGTGGCAGAGCTACACCGGGAAATTATTTGAGGATATGATCCGAGAGCTGATAAGTAGCAGGCTAATTTCCGAATATCCTGAAATTGGAAGCTGGTGGAACAGGAAAGGAGATGAGATAGATATACTGGCAATAAACCGTGAAAAAAGTGAGGTTATGGCAATTGAGATAAAGAATAAGGAGCTTACCAGGGATGAAGCAAGACGCATCCTCAACTCTACTTCAGAGAAAATAGAACTGATTACCGATGTATCTGGCATGAATTTCAATGTAGGGATCGCTGCAAGAAACATAGAGGACAGGAAGTTGCTTGAAGATGAAGGATTTCTTGTATGGGAACTGGAGGATCTCCTGTAA
- a CDS encoding IS5 family transposase, whose protein sequence is MDSFTDFALNEEYKRLQSVGDKLAEIEYLVDWKPFRPILESMYINRTASGGRPEADVIVMFKMLVLQQWHGLSDAELEKQCIDRISFRKFLGFPEYVPDSTTVWSFRKRIIDNGKEKAVWDEMQNQLDALGLKIKKGMIQDATFIHSDPGHAKADVLRGKDAKTRRSKDGTWTKKNGKSHFGYKLHTIIDKDYELIRRFETTTASLHDSQVDLSEKGEVVYRDKGYFGAIAKGFAATMQRAVRGHPLGIMDILRNERISVKRVPCERVYAVTKEIFKTRKVLVTTVERVNAKMLMTAFCFNLHQLRTLKTKGVI, encoded by the coding sequence ATGGATTCTTTTACTGATTTTGCCTTAAATGAAGAATATAAGCGTCTCCAATCTGTCGGAGATAAGCTTGCTGAAATTGAATATTTAGTAGATTGGAAGCCTTTTCGCCCTATTCTGGAGTCAATGTACATAAACAGAACAGCTTCAGGCGGACGGCCTGAAGCTGATGTTATTGTAATGTTCAAGATGCTTGTTCTGCAACAATGGCATGGTCTTTCTGATGCTGAGCTTGAAAAGCAGTGTATTGACAGGATATCCTTTAGGAAATTCCTGGGATTTCCTGAATATGTACCAGACAGTACAACTGTCTGGTCATTCAGGAAGAGAATTATCGACAATGGTAAAGAAAAAGCGGTGTGGGATGAAATGCAGAATCAGCTTGATGCTCTTGGTTTGAAGATTAAAAAAGGAATGATCCAGGATGCAACTTTTATTCACTCAGATCCAGGACATGCAAAAGCAGATGTACTCAGAGGAAAAGATGCGAAAACAAGAAGAAGCAAAGATGGAACCTGGACTAAGAAAAATGGTAAATCTCACTTTGGATACAAACTTCATACAATTATTGATAAGGATTATGAACTAATCAGAAGATTTGAGACAACAACTGCATCACTTCACGATTCACAGGTTGATCTGTCTGAAAAGGGTGAAGTGGTGTATAGAGATAAAGGATATTTTGGAGCAATAGCAAAAGGTTTTGCAGCAACAATGCAACGAGCTGTAAGAGGACATCCTTTAGGAATAATGGATATCCTCAGAAATGAAAGAATAAGTGTGAAAAGAGTCCCTTGCGAAAGAGTGTATGCAGTGACAAAAGAAATATTTAAAACCAGAAAGGTTCTTGTTACAACTGTAGAAAGAGTGAATGCAAAAATGTTGATGACAGCTTTTTGTTTTAATCTGCATCAATTGAGGACACTAAAAACCAAAGGAGTAATTTAG
- a CDS encoding DUF2111 domain-containing protein translates to MASNKESNERVCMKLCADSTADDMEYIAMAVHSLCGIPTTIRSVNCKGILMEKGMVVDRGYTGPILEEVIKTNRIVRTRPLEGVYKGKCVVVAPIRANTGEVVGAVGIVDIVASLDIYSIFVDYPEVVDEVEGARKKQKVDLLNEVEEARKKMG, encoded by the coding sequence ATGGCATCAAATAAAGAATCCAATGAACGGGTTTGTATGAAGCTATGTGCGGATTCCACAGCCGATGATATGGAATATATAGCAATGGCAGTACATTCTCTTTGTGGTATTCCAACAACTATTCGCAGTGTTAATTGCAAGGGAATTCTTATGGAAAAAGGAATGGTTGTAGACAGAGGGTACACTGGTCCGATCCTTGAAGAGGTCATAAAGACAAACAGAATTGTCAGAACGAGACCTTTAGAGGGTGTCTATAAAGGAAAGTGTGTTGTAGTCGCTCCAATCAGAGCTAATACAGGTGAAGTTGTTGGTGCTGTAGGTATTGTGGACATTGTGGCATCCCTTGACATTTATTCAATATTCGTGGACTATCCTGAGGTAGTAGATGAAGTAGAAGGAGCAAGAAAAAAGCAAAAAGTTGACCTGTTGAATGAAGTAGAAGAAGCAAGAAAAAAGATGGGATAA